A genomic window from Candidatus Andeanibacterium colombiense includes:
- a CDS encoding OmpH family outer membrane protein: protein MKILLKPAIAAGLALASASAFAATPAPATGPVVKGIGVIDPAVIVSGSTAFKTAETQRPVTYKQYYDQAQTRGDQIQAQLKPLYDKFDADRKAATPNTADLQKQYATIQQMQQQGRQELNQILQPVGLSQAYVEEQIQDVLPKAVENAATKKGVTLILNRDGGGVVMRDPAYNMNDEVTAELNALLPTAQLSPPPGWLPREERERQAQAQAASGQSAPAAAAPGTAPAGAPADSR from the coding sequence ATGAAAATTCTTCTCAAGCCGGCCATCGCCGCCGGTCTCGCGCTTGCCAGCGCCAGCGCTTTCGCCGCAACCCCGGCACCGGCCACCGGCCCGGTGGTCAAGGGAATCGGCGTGATCGATCCGGCCGTGATCGTTTCGGGCAGCACCGCGTTCAAGACCGCCGAGACCCAGCGCCCGGTGACCTACAAGCAATATTACGACCAGGCGCAGACGCGCGGCGACCAGATCCAGGCACAGCTGAAGCCGCTGTACGACAAGTTCGACGCCGACCGCAAAGCGGCCACCCCGAACACTGCCGACCTGCAGAAGCAATATGCGACGATCCAGCAGATGCAGCAGCAGGGCCGGCAGGAACTGAACCAGATCCTCCAGCCGGTCGGGCTGAGCCAGGCCTACGTGGAAGAGCAGATCCAGGACGTGCTGCCCAAGGCAGTCGAGAATGCCGCGACCAAGAAGGGCGTCACGCTGATCCTCAACCGCGATGGCGGCGGCGTGGTCATGCGCGATCCGGCCTATAACATGAACGACGAAGTCACCGCCGAGCTCAACGCTCTGCTGCCGACCGCGCAGCTCTCGCCGCCGCCGGGCTGGTTGCCGCGTGAAGAGCGCGAGCGCCAGGCGCAAGCCCAGGCCGCCAGCGGCCAGTCGGCTCCGGCCGCCGCCGCTCCGGGCACTGCTCCGGCCGGCGCGCCGGCGGATTCGCGCTAA
- a CDS encoding 1-deoxy-D-xylulose-5-phosphate reductoisomerase: MTRSISVFGATGSIGASTLDLIRRERDKWRVVALTANCQSVELAMLAKEFGAEIAVVADENCLPELRDALAGTGIEAAAGADALCEAASRGADLTIAAIVGCAGLGPTMAAIRAGGTIGLANKEALVSAGEVMTAAVAKYGATLLPVDSEHNAIFQCLQGYRMSDVAKITLTASGGPFREWSAAQIAAATPAQAVKHPNWSMGAKISVDSATMMNKGLELIEAHHLFPVGLEKLSILVHPQSVIHSMVEYRDGSTLAQLGPSDMRVPIAATLAWPERMDTPLDPLDLARIGSLSFFAPDEARFPATRLARQAAEAGGAAPAVLNAANEIAVAAFLAGHIAFTEISAMADRMLTQSIPAAPASLDEVLAVDAETRARARELLELA; this comes from the coding sequence ATGACCCGCTCGATCTCCGTCTTCGGCGCGACCGGCTCGATCGGCGCCTCCACCCTCGACCTGATCCGGCGCGAGCGGGACAAGTGGCGGGTCGTCGCGCTCACCGCCAATTGCCAGTCGGTCGAACTGGCGATGCTGGCGAAGGAATTCGGCGCCGAGATCGCGGTGGTGGCGGATGAGAACTGCCTGCCGGAATTGCGCGACGCGCTGGCCGGAACCGGGATCGAGGCTGCCGCCGGCGCGGATGCGCTGTGCGAGGCGGCGTCGCGCGGGGCCGACCTGACCATCGCCGCGATCGTCGGCTGCGCGGGCCTCGGCCCGACGATGGCGGCGATCCGCGCGGGCGGGACGATCGGGCTCGCGAACAAGGAAGCCCTGGTCTCCGCCGGCGAGGTGATGACGGCCGCGGTCGCGAAATATGGCGCGACATTGCTGCCGGTCGATTCCGAACACAATGCGATCTTCCAGTGCCTGCAAGGCTACCGGATGAGCGACGTCGCGAAGATCACCCTGACCGCGAGCGGCGGGCCGTTCCGCGAATGGAGCGCCGCGCAGATCGCGGCGGCGACCCCGGCGCAAGCGGTCAAGCATCCGAACTGGAGCATGGGCGCGAAGATCAGCGTCGATTCCGCGACGATGATGAACAAGGGCCTCGAACTGATCGAGGCGCATCATCTGTTCCCGGTCGGGCTCGAAAAGCTCTCGATCCTGGTCCATCCGCAAAGCGTGATCCATTCGATGGTCGAATATCGCGACGGCTCGACCCTTGCGCAGCTTGGCCCTTCCGACATGCGCGTGCCGATCGCCGCGACGCTCGCGTGGCCGGAGCGGATGGATACGCCGCTCGACCCGCTCGACCTTGCGCGGATCGGTTCGTTGAGCTTCTTCGCGCCGGATGAAGCGCGGTTTCCGGCCACGCGGCTGGCCCGGCAAGCCGCCGAAGCGGGCGGGGCGGCCCCGGCGGTGCTCAATGCGGCCAATGAAATCGCGGTCGCGGCATTTCTTGCCGGTCACATCGCATTCACCGAAATTTCGGCAATGGCCGACAGGATGCTGACACAATCCATCCCCGCGGCGCCTGCGTCTCTCGACGAAGTGCTGGCGGTCGATGCCGAAACCCGCGCCCGTGCGCGCGAATTGCTGGAGCTTGCCTGA
- the bamA gene encoding outer membrane protein assembly factor BamA, whose amino-acid sequence MSRKGKIIAAPKIAGVLLCGTILAGVPVAVHAQDAAPAATPAPAAAPAPAETIRSIVVTGAQRLEPETILSYVQLRVGGTYTEAAADQALKDLYASELIANATVRNDGGNITIDVQENPIVNRIILEGNKRLKDEKITPEIKLSPRQIFTRSKVRADVARIVELYKRQGRFAAVVEPKSVALPQNRVDIVYEITEGPKSKVRQINIIGNEKFGDGELRGQMVTKQSRFFRLFSSATSYDPDRLAYDQQKLRQFYLTQGYADFRVVSAMAELTPDKKDFIITYVVEEGQRYKFGDVSVESQLRDFDGNQLAKGIQVKKGNWYDAKLVEDTVEGLTQTAGLFGYAFADVRPDYSRDKENLTMNVKFVLNEAPRVYVESINVNGNTLTQDKVVRREFRLAEGDAFNSLQVKRSTARINSLGFFQQNFEVEQAQGSAPDRVTLNANVQEQATGELQLSAGFSSQESFILSGSIRQRNFRGKGQTIGLSADYSSYSRAFTLSFAEPYLFDKNISMGVDIYRRDSNNDYYNNNNTTFSQATTGFQVRAGVPLTEKMSLIGRYTLNWDDVTLDKSTYYSTRLTPTPECDPLLAGRYLCDALGNRISSIIGASLVYDNLDNRNRPTRGEQIALNLDFAGLGGSERYIKFRANASKFWNLGSGWIFSVKGEAGYVKGLKDRGPGEDSVRLTDRFFLGDPQIRGFDIRGVGPRVVREFYAFDNAGVPTCADGTSHADCAGNGGFTYTTDPKNPVDDPLGGDMYYLVRHELEIPLGSGARELGLRPSIFLDAGAVFSVKKPILTDTGPNGAFFPVKDDDGNPLYTQIDTALLVNGVCTVTATSQVTNPNNPTPPPCIGSGPIANTALGSKSASFRETFVGDSAKPRISVGIGVNWNSPFGPFRVDFAKVLLKERGDDTKAFTFNVGTQF is encoded by the coding sequence ATGAGCCGCAAGGGCAAGATTATCGCTGCACCGAAGATCGCCGGAGTGCTGCTTTGCGGCACCATCCTGGCGGGCGTTCCGGTTGCGGTTCATGCGCAGGACGCCGCCCCCGCCGCAACCCCGGCTCCGGCCGCGGCACCCGCGCCGGCGGAAACGATCCGTTCGATCGTGGTCACCGGCGCCCAGCGGCTCGAGCCCGAGACGATCCTCAGCTATGTCCAGCTGCGGGTCGGCGGAACCTATACCGAGGCCGCGGCCGACCAGGCGCTGAAGGACCTCTACGCCTCGGAACTGATCGCCAATGCGACCGTCCGCAACGATGGCGGCAACATCACCATCGACGTGCAGGAAAACCCGATCGTCAACCGGATCATCCTCGAAGGCAACAAGCGCCTCAAGGACGAGAAGATCACGCCCGAGATCAAGCTCTCCCCGCGCCAGATCTTCACCCGTTCGAAAGTCCGCGCCGACGTCGCCCGCATCGTCGAGCTCTACAAGCGCCAGGGCCGCTTCGCCGCGGTGGTCGAACCGAAGAGCGTCGCGCTGCCGCAGAACCGGGTCGATATCGTTTACGAGATCACCGAGGGCCCGAAGTCCAAGGTCCGCCAAATCAACATCATCGGCAACGAGAAGTTCGGTGACGGGGAATTGCGCGGCCAGATGGTCACCAAACAGTCGCGCTTCTTCCGCCTGTTCAGCTCGGCGACCAGCTACGATCCCGACCGCCTGGCCTATGACCAGCAGAAGCTCCGCCAGTTCTATCTGACCCAGGGCTACGCCGATTTCCGCGTGGTGTCGGCGATGGCCGAACTGACCCCGGACAAGAAGGACTTCATCATCACTTACGTGGTGGAGGAAGGCCAGCGCTACAAATTCGGCGACGTCTCGGTCGAAAGCCAATTGCGCGATTTCGACGGCAACCAGCTCGCCAAGGGCATCCAGGTCAAGAAGGGCAACTGGTACGACGCCAAGCTGGTCGAGGATACGGTCGAAGGACTGACCCAGACCGCCGGCCTGTTCGGCTATGCCTTCGCCGACGTCCGCCCGGACTACAGCCGCGACAAGGAAAACCTCACCATGAACGTCAAGTTCGTGCTGAACGAGGCTCCGCGCGTCTATGTCGAAAGTATCAACGTCAACGGCAATACGCTGACCCAGGACAAGGTCGTGCGGCGCGAATTCCGCTTGGCCGAAGGCGATGCGTTCAACTCGCTGCAGGTCAAGCGCTCCACGGCGCGGATCAACTCGCTCGGGTTCTTCCAGCAGAACTTCGAGGTCGAGCAGGCCCAGGGCTCCGCGCCAGACCGGGTCACGCTCAACGCCAACGTGCAGGAGCAGGCGACCGGCGAATTGCAGCTGTCGGCCGGCTTCTCGTCGCAGGAGAGCTTCATCCTCTCCGGCTCGATCCGCCAGCGCAACTTCCGCGGCAAGGGCCAGACGATCGGCCTCAGCGCCGATTATTCGTCCTATTCGCGCGCTTTCACGCTCAGCTTCGCCGAGCCCTATCTGTTCGACAAGAACATCTCGATGGGCGTCGACATCTATCGCCGCGATTCGAACAACGACTATTACAACAACAACAATACCACCTTCAGCCAGGCGACCACCGGCTTCCAGGTGCGCGCGGGCGTGCCGCTGACCGAGAAGATGTCGCTGATCGGCCGCTATACGCTCAACTGGGACGACGTGACGCTCGACAAGAGCACTTATTACAGCACCCGCCTGACCCCGACCCCGGAATGCGACCCGCTGCTGGCCGGCCGCTATCTGTGCGATGCGCTCGGCAACCGGATCAGCTCGATCATCGGCGCCTCGCTGGTCTACGACAATCTCGACAACCGCAACCGTCCTACCCGCGGCGAACAGATCGCGCTCAACCTCGACTTCGCCGGGCTCGGCGGGTCGGAGCGCTACATCAAGTTCCGCGCCAATGCGTCGAAGTTCTGGAACCTCGGCAGCGGCTGGATCTTCTCGGTCAAGGGCGAGGCCGGTTACGTCAAGGGCCTGAAGGATCGCGGCCCGGGCGAGGATAGCGTCCGCCTGACCGACCGCTTCTTCCTCGGCGATCCACAGATCCGCGGCTTCGATATCCGCGGCGTCGGCCCGCGCGTGGTCCGCGAGTTCTACGCCTTCGACAACGCCGGCGTGCCGACCTGCGCGGACGGTACCTCGCATGCGGATTGCGCCGGTAATGGCGGTTTCACCTATACGACCGACCCCAAGAATCCGGTCGACGATCCGCTCGGCGGCGATATGTATTATCTCGTCCGCCACGAGCTCGAAATCCCGCTCGGTTCCGGCGCGCGCGAGCTCGGCCTGCGGCCGTCGATCTTCCTCGATGCCGGCGCCGTGTTCAGCGTTAAGAAACCTATCCTGACCGATACCGGCCCCAATGGGGCATTCTTCCCGGTCAAGGACGATGACGGCAATCCGCTCTATACGCAGATCGACACCGCGCTGCTCGTCAACGGCGTGTGTACGGTCACGGCCACGAGCCAGGTCACCAACCCGAACAACCCGACTCCTCCGCCCTGCATCGGGTCCGGCCCGATCGCGAATACCGCGCTCGGCTCCAAATCCGCGTCATTCCGCGAGACTTTCGTCGGTGATTCCGCCAAGCCGCGCATCTCTGTCGGCATCGGCGTCAACTGGAATTCACCGTTCGGTCCATTCCGGGTCGATTTCGCCAAGGTCTTGCTGAAAGAGCGCGGCGACGACACCAAGGCATTTACGTTCAACGTAGGAACCCAATTCTGA
- the fabZ gene encoding 3-hydroxyacyl-ACP dehydratase FabZ has protein sequence MSEEAGQSAYDIRKILKALPHRYPLLLVDRVKSIELGERIHAVKAVSFNEDFFQGHFPGQPVMPGVLQIEAMAQAAAILGIETLELAGTGKLVYFMGIENAKFRAMVEPGCLLDLHVEFVQKRSRVYKFKGEASVEGKVTCQVEFTAMIADPPKDV, from the coding sequence ATGAGCGAAGAAGCGGGCCAATCCGCCTACGATATTCGGAAGATTCTCAAGGCCTTGCCGCATCGGTATCCGCTGCTGCTGGTGGACCGCGTGAAGAGCATCGAACTCGGTGAACGCATTCACGCGGTCAAGGCCGTGAGTTTCAACGAAGACTTCTTCCAGGGGCATTTCCCCGGCCAGCCGGTCATGCCGGGCGTGTTGCAGATCGAGGCGATGGCCCAGGCGGCCGCGATCCTCGGGATCGAGACGCTCGAGCTGGCCGGCACCGGCAAGCTCGTCTATTTCATGGGGATCGAGAACGCCAAGTTCCGCGCGATGGTGGAACCGGGGTGCCTGCTCGATCTCCATGTCGAGTTCGTGCAGAAGCGCAGCCGCGTCTACAAGTTCAAGGGCGAGGCGAGCGTGGAGGGCAAGGTCACCTGTCAGGTCGAATTCACCGCGATGATCGCCGATCCGCCGAAGGACGTCTGA
- the rpmE gene encoding 50S ribosomal protein L31 produces MKADTHPDYHMIKVNMTDGTVFETRSTWGKEGDTMNLEIDPTSHPAWTGGPQRIQDGGRVAQFNKRFGGLTLKK; encoded by the coding sequence ATGAAGGCCGATACCCATCCCGACTACCACATGATCAAGGTCAACATGACCGATGGTACCGTGTTCGAAACCCGCTCCACCTGGGGCAAGGAAGGCGACACGATGAACCTCGAGATCGATCCGACCAGCCACCCGGCCTGGACCGGCGGCCCGCAGCGCATCCAGGATGGCGGCCGCGTCGCCCAGTTCAACAAGCGCTTCGGCGGGCTCACGCTCAAGAAGTGA
- a CDS encoding heme lyase CcmF/NrfE family subunit yields MIAEFGLAALWLAAALAALQLLCGALVLRKDEPEVAAVISEIVRPVAVVQGVLAAVSFLALLVCFGRLDLSVKLVAMNSHTMPLIFQLAATWGNHEGSMLMWVTIMALAGTLIALIERRLPERTLIATLAGQAFVALGFYGFILYSSNPFERLDPPAAEGLGLNPALQDIGLAFHPPMLYLGYVGLSVAFSFAIGALLTRQVTPDFARAMRPWVLGAWICLTLGITAGSYWAYYELGWGGWWFWDPTENASLMPWLAATALLHSVSVLAARDALRTWTIMLGVIAFSMSMVGTFLVRSGILTSVHAFAVDPKRGAFILVLLAIYIGGALTLFAVRAGTVAEGERFAITSREGALVVNNVALSALLGIVLVGTLYPLVTEAYGVKVSVGPPYFTPVSAMFFLPMLVVLAVGPLLRWRRDSLERIQGPLVLFFVVAVAALAGIWFNTSIGFLPLIGMALAAMLAVASFMPARGRSLRRLPLAVWGMMIAHFGVAVGLFGMAADSAFTVEKLVAVREGETVEVGPWRATLKTVEPVAGPNWTALEAGLAVSYDGGPGKLLSPQQREFWAPVQKTSESALLTRWNGQLYTVLGDEADDGRWQLRLWWKPFVTWIWYGGILIGLGGLLSLLGRVGTDLKRRHAQVRIARRKRTAE; encoded by the coding sequence ATGATCGCGGAATTCGGTCTTGCGGCTTTGTGGCTCGCCGCCGCGCTGGCAGCGCTTCAGTTGCTGTGCGGAGCACTGGTGCTGCGCAAGGACGAACCCGAAGTGGCCGCGGTGATCTCCGAGATCGTGCGGCCGGTGGCGGTGGTGCAGGGCGTGCTGGCGGCGGTCTCGTTTCTGGCGCTGCTGGTGTGCTTCGGGCGGCTCGACCTGTCGGTGAAGCTGGTCGCGATGAATTCGCACACGATGCCGCTGATCTTCCAGCTCGCCGCCACCTGGGGGAACCACGAAGGCTCGATGCTGATGTGGGTGACGATCATGGCGCTCGCGGGAACGCTGATCGCGCTGATCGAACGACGCCTGCCCGAACGCACACTGATCGCGACTCTCGCCGGGCAGGCTTTCGTCGCCCTCGGCTTCTACGGCTTCATCCTCTATTCCTCGAACCCGTTCGAGCGGCTCGATCCGCCCGCGGCCGAGGGGCTCGGGCTCAATCCGGCGCTGCAGGACATCGGCTTGGCGTTCCATCCGCCGATGCTCTATCTCGGCTATGTCGGGCTCTCGGTCGCGTTCAGCTTCGCGATCGGCGCGCTGTTGACCCGGCAGGTGACGCCGGACTTCGCCCGCGCGATGCGCCCGTGGGTGCTCGGCGCGTGGATCTGCCTGACGCTCGGCATCACCGCCGGCTCCTATTGGGCCTATTACGAGCTCGGCTGGGGCGGCTGGTGGTTCTGGGACCCGACCGAGAACGCCTCGCTGATGCCGTGGCTCGCCGCGACCGCGCTGCTCCATTCGGTCAGCGTCCTCGCCGCGCGTGACGCGCTGCGCACCTGGACGATCATGCTCGGCGTGATCGCCTTTTCGATGAGCATGGTCGGCACCTTCCTGGTCCGGTCGGGCATCCTCACCAGCGTCCACGCTTTCGCGGTCGATCCGAAGCGCGGGGCGTTCATCCTCGTGCTGCTGGCGATCTATATCGGCGGCGCGCTGACCCTGTTCGCGGTGCGCGCCGGGACGGTGGCCGAGGGTGAACGCTTCGCGATCACCAGCCGCGAAGGCGCGCTGGTGGTGAACAATGTCGCGCTGTCGGCACTGCTCGGGATCGTGTTGGTCGGCACGCTCTATCCGCTGGTGACCGAAGCTTACGGGGTCAAGGTGTCGGTCGGGCCGCCTTATTTCACTCCGGTATCGGCGATGTTCTTCCTGCCGATGCTGGTGGTGCTGGCGGTCGGCCCGCTGCTGCGCTGGCGGCGCGACAGCCTCGAGCGGATCCAGGGGCCGCTGGTGCTGTTCTTCGTCGTCGCGGTGGCCGCGCTGGCGGGGATCTGGTTCAACACCTCGATCGGGTTCCTCCCGCTGATCGGCATGGCGCTGGCCGCGATGCTGGCGGTGGCGAGTTTCATGCCGGCCCGGGGGCGATCGCTGCGGCGCCTGCCACTGGCGGTGTGGGGCATGATGATCGCGCATTTCGGGGTCGCGGTCGGGCTGTTCGGGATGGCGGCGGACAGCGCCTTCACGGTCGAGAAGCTGGTCGCGGTCAGAGAAGGCGAGACGGTCGAGGTCGGCCCGTGGCGGGCGACGCTGAAGACGGTCGAGCCGGTCGCCGGGCCGAACTGGACCGCGCTCGAGGCCGGGCTGGCGGTCAGCTATGACGGCGGCCCGGGCAAATTGCTCAGCCCGCAGCAGCGCGAGTTCTGGGCGCCGGTGCAGAAAACCAGCGAATCCGCGCTGCTGACCCGCTGGAACGGCCAGCTCTATACGGTGCTGGGCGACGAAGCGGACGACGGCCGCTGGCAACTGCGCCTGTGGTGGAAGCCGTTCGTGACCTGGATCTGGTATGGCGGGATCCTGATCGGGCTGGGCGGGCTGCTGTCGCTGCTCGGCCGCGTGGGCACCGATCTCAAGCGCCGCCATGCGCAGGTACGGATCGCGCGGCGGAAGCGGACCGCCGAATGA
- the rseP gene encoding RIP metalloprotease RseP — protein MMILGFLLVLGPLVTIHELGHYLVGRWCGVKADAFSIGFGREIAGWTDRRGTRWKLSLLPLGGYVQFAGDMNAAGTPSQEWLDLPEEERARTFQAHPLWQRALIVLAGPMTNLLVAVAIFAAFNFAYGKPVPLDPSKTNVVASFTPNSPAEAAGLRQGDEIVSIDGEAVHRFDEITGRISLFPGRTVQIGVRRDGETLKIPVRIMASKETDQFGNEAVIGRIGVFSSTIRFEPVGVGEAVTSAAEQSVAMVRMMVTGIVQIVAGERSVKELGGPIKIAKYSGEQLSLGPQAFVQFVALISINLAFINLLPIPALDGGHLAFYAAEAVRRKPVGQRSQEWAFRTGVVFVLALMLFVTFNDITSLTIFGR, from the coding sequence ATGATGATCCTCGGCTTCCTGCTGGTGCTGGGGCCGCTGGTGACCATCCACGAGCTTGGCCATTACCTGGTCGGCCGCTGGTGCGGGGTGAAGGCCGATGCCTTCTCGATCGGCTTCGGGCGCGAGATCGCCGGCTGGACCGACCGGCGCGGCACCCGCTGGAAGCTCTCGCTGCTGCCGCTGGGCGGCTATGTCCAGTTCGCCGGCGACATGAACGCGGCGGGTACGCCGAGCCAGGAATGGCTCGACCTGCCCGAGGAAGAGCGCGCGCGGACCTTCCAGGCCCATCCGCTGTGGCAGCGCGCGCTGATCGTGCTGGCCGGGCCGATGACCAATCTGCTGGTGGCGGTGGCGATCTTCGCGGCGTTCAATTTCGCTTATGGCAAGCCGGTCCCGCTCGATCCGTCGAAGACCAATGTGGTTGCGAGTTTCACGCCGAACTCGCCCGCAGAAGCGGCCGGGCTGCGCCAGGGCGACGAGATCGTCTCGATCGACGGCGAGGCGGTCCACCGCTTCGACGAGATCACCGGCCGCATTTCGCTGTTCCCGGGCCGCACCGTCCAGATCGGCGTCAGGCGAGACGGCGAAACGCTGAAGATCCCGGTCAGGATCATGGCGAGCAAGGAGACCGACCAGTTCGGCAACGAGGCGGTAATTGGGCGGATCGGGGTATTCTCGAGCACGATCCGCTTCGAGCCGGTCGGGGTGGGCGAGGCGGTGACCTCGGCGGCCGAGCAGAGCGTCGCGATGGTGCGGATGATGGTAACCGGGATCGTCCAGATCGTGGCCGGCGAGCGCTCGGTTAAGGAACTTGGCGGCCCGATCAAGATCGCGAAATATTCCGGCGAGCAGCTCAGCCTCGGGCCGCAGGCGTTTGTCCAGTTTGTGGCGCTTATTTCAATTAATTTGGCATTCATTAACCTGCTGCCAATTCCTGCCCTCGACGGCGGGCATCTGGCTTTCTACGCGGCCGAAGCGGTTCGCCGGAAGCCGGTCGGTCAGCGCAGTCAGGAATGGGCGTTCCGTACCGGCGTGGTGTTTGTGCTCGCGCTGATGCTGTTCGTCACTTTCAACGATATTACGTCGCTCACGATTTTTGGGCGTTGA
- the ccmC gene encoding heme ABC transporter permease CcmC → MHGFANPARFLRIARVLTAPFLVAGLALTAGALVYGLVYAPAERLQGDTVRILFIHVPAAWLGMAGWSAIAAASFVEIVWRHPLAGIAARASAAPGAFFAALCLASGSLWGRPAWGTWWVWDGRLTSMLVLLFLYFGYMALAGASSREGGASRIVAIFGLVGAINIPIIHYSVIWWNSLHQAPSIGMGGSAMAGPFLIGLLVATIGFTLIFAGVVLARMRALLAEIQAEARLRRKAFEG, encoded by the coding sequence ATGCACGGTTTCGCCAATCCCGCCCGCTTCCTGCGCATCGCCCGCGTGCTGACCGCGCCGTTCCTGGTGGCGGGTCTGGCATTGACTGCTGGCGCGCTGGTCTACGGACTGGTCTATGCTCCGGCCGAGCGGCTGCAGGGCGATACGGTGCGGATCCTGTTCATCCACGTGCCCGCCGCCTGGCTCGGCATGGCCGGTTGGAGCGCGATCGCGGCGGCGAGCTTCGTCGAGATCGTCTGGCGCCACCCGCTGGCCGGGATCGCGGCGCGCGCCTCCGCCGCGCCGGGGGCCTTCTTCGCCGCTTTGTGCCTCGCTTCGGGTTCGCTCTGGGGCCGGCCGGCATGGGGCACCTGGTGGGTGTGGGACGGACGGCTGACCAGCATGCTGGTGCTGCTGTTCCTCTATTTCGGCTACATGGCGCTGGCCGGGGCGAGCAGCCGCGAAGGCGGGGCGAGCCGGATCGTCGCGATCTTCGGGCTGGTCGGGGCGATCAACATTCCGATCATCCATTATTCGGTGATCTGGTGGAATTCGCTGCATCAGGCGCCGAGCATCGGCATGGGCGGTTCGGCGATGGCCGGGCCGTTCCTGATCGGGCTGCTGGTCGCGACGATCGGCTTCACGCTGATTTTCGCCGGTGTCGTGCTGGCGCGGATGCGGGCGCTGCTGGCCGAGATCCAGGCCGAGGCGCGGCTTCGGCGCAAGGCGTTCGAGGGCTGA
- a CDS encoding 2OG-Fe(II) oxygenase, with product MLSSGDTSAEILRARPGMRQVPSPRIEMFTLPGFLPPELCGELMALIDTNRRPSTIADSDGDHYFRTSETCDLAPTEPSVIELERRLLELNGISAAHGEPIQGQRYEVGQEFKAHTDYFEPSGADYDRFCSATGQRTWTFMVYLNTVDAGGATRFKVIDKLFQPEQGRLVCWNNRRPDGSCNPATLHHAMKVRKGMKYVITKWYRERPWSWEDAA from the coding sequence ATGCTTTCCTCCGGCGACACCTCCGCAGAAATCCTTCGCGCCCGCCCCGGCATGCGCCAGGTCCCGAGCCCGCGGATCGAGATGTTCACCCTCCCCGGCTTCCTCCCGCCCGAGCTGTGCGGCGAGTTGATGGCGCTGATCGACACCAACCGGCGCCCGTCGACGATCGCCGATTCCGACGGCGACCATTATTTCCGCACCAGCGAAACCTGCGACCTCGCGCCGACCGAGCCCTCGGTGATCGAGCTTGAGCGGCGGCTGCTCGAACTCAACGGGATTTCGGCGGCCCACGGCGAGCCGATCCAGGGCCAGCGCTATGAAGTGGGCCAGGAATTCAAGGCACACACCGATTATTTCGAGCCCAGCGGCGCCGATTACGACCGCTTCTGTTCGGCCACCGGGCAGCGGACCTGGACCTTCATGGTCTATCTCAACACGGTCGATGCCGGGGGCGCGACCCGCTTCAAGGTGATCGACAAATTGTTCCAGCCCGAACAGGGCCGCCTGGTCTGCTGGAACAACCGCCGCCCCGATGGGAGCTGCAACCCGGCGACGCTCCACCACGCGATGAAGGTGCGCAAGGGGATGAAATACGTGATCACCAAATGGTATCGCGAGCGGCCGTGGAGCTGGGAAGACGCGGCCTGA
- the ccmE gene encoding cytochrome c maturation protein CcmE — protein sequence MSQRLAPKHQRLMLLGIALVVLVAAALIAAWGLRNQASYFFLPADLVAKPPAPGQAIRLGGMVQKGSVKTDADGLTIHFLVGDGKARVPVTYSGIVPDLFTEGSGVVAEGKLAPGGTFVADSLLAKHDENYVPREMKDMTEAQKRAAVAETTK from the coding sequence ATGAGCCAGCGTCTCGCTCCCAAGCACCAGCGGCTGATGCTGCTCGGAATCGCACTGGTGGTGCTGGTCGCCGCCGCGCTGATCGCGGCCTGGGGCCTGCGCAACCAGGCGAGCTATTTCTTCCTCCCCGCCGATCTGGTCGCCAAGCCGCCGGCGCCGGGGCAGGCGATCCGGCTGGGCGGGATGGTCCAGAAGGGCTCGGTCAAGACCGACGCGGACGGACTGACGATCCATTTCCTCGTCGGCGACGGCAAGGCCCGGGTGCCGGTGACCTATTCCGGCATCGTGCCCGACCTGTTCACCGAAGGTTCGGGCGTGGTCGCCGAAGGCAAGCTCGCGCCAGGCGGCACCTTCGTGGCCGACAGCCTGCTGGCCAAGCATGACGAGAACTATGTGCCCCGCGAAATGAAGGACATGACCGAGGCGCAGAAGCGCGCCGCGGTGGCAGAGACCACGAAATGA